A window of the Mucilaginibacter sp. cycad4 genome harbors these coding sequences:
- a CDS encoding TonB-dependent receptor, producing the protein MHFTLTPILASGRPALTNVSSNLKVTFKIAFSFILAILFLNHNAAAQTGTGTIKGTVKTADGKAAEFVNIVLTNTKFGATAGQSGHFTIKNVPAGTYTVVASFIGLQTQTKEVTVNTGETTTVSFVLTEGAKDLQEVYVKSARHNKFLKKETEDVARLPLKNLENPQVYSVVTSELMKEQIVTSYVDGFKNIPGTGVPLVYNNGRTTLLSRGFVTGNFIRNSVAGYNFNSIDPADIEKIEAIKGPTGTLFNSSLASFGGLFNRVTKQPNETTRTEIAYQTGSFDLNRLTADVNMPLNKDKTVLFRVNAALHNEHSFQDAGFNRGFFVAPSITYIVNDRLSVDVDAEIGNSNATSAYRLAPDIKGNTYNVKDLGIDYKRSFGNNGVDYLSRQIDLYSLINYKISDHWKSQTMFNKTFSTTKGMVTAFSLVDSSKQIKRQVTQEDYPYYITNVQQNFIGDFKIGQFRNRIVAGLEYYNQKSNNTNVTVSTPAISYLDPGAAYNNFTADKVSALVAAAAPKPGDYVQNNQSSYAAYVSDVFNITERLNAMASIRIDRFVNKGAYTPADGKTTGNFSQTAWSPKFGLVYQVVKEQVSLFGNYMNGFNNVSATSFDNTPFKPQYANQWEAGVKVDAWDHKISSTISYYDISVTNTTMDDPAHPGFSTQAGTQLSKGIEAELIANPFNGFNIVAGFAYNDSKITNAAPGTGLQGLRPANSGPARLANLWMSYRITHGKIQGLGFGLGGNYGSDSYQTNTAAFKFTIPSYTTVDATVFYDQPKYRIGFKLDNLTNEKYWSFRLAPQNPTRGTLSMSIKF; encoded by the coding sequence ATGCATTTTACACTTACCCCTATTCTTGCTTCCGGCAGGCCGGCCCTAACAAATGTTTCTTCAAATCTTAAAGTAACATTCAAAATAGCTTTTAGCTTTATACTGGCGATACTGTTTTTAAACCATAATGCAGCTGCGCAAACCGGTACAGGAACTATAAAAGGTACTGTAAAAACCGCTGATGGTAAGGCTGCCGAGTTTGTAAATATTGTTTTAACCAATACAAAGTTTGGTGCAACTGCAGGGCAAAGCGGACATTTTACCATTAAAAATGTTCCCGCAGGTACATACACAGTTGTTGCAAGCTTTATTGGCCTGCAAACTCAAACCAAAGAGGTCACTGTTAACACAGGCGAAACTACCACAGTAAGTTTTGTTTTAACTGAAGGGGCGAAAGACCTGCAGGAGGTTTATGTTAAAAGTGCCAGGCACAACAAATTCCTGAAAAAAGAAACTGAAGATGTTGCCCGTCTGCCTCTGAAAAACCTGGAAAACCCGCAGGTATACAGTGTAGTTACCAGCGAACTGATGAAAGAACAGATCGTAACCAGCTATGTAGATGGTTTTAAAAATATTCCGGGTACCGGCGTACCGCTGGTTTACAACAACGGGCGTACCACCCTGCTATCAAGGGGTTTTGTTACCGGCAACTTTATCCGTAACAGTGTTGCGGGTTATAACTTTAACAGCATCGATCCTGCCGATATTGAAAAGATAGAAGCCATAAAAGGCCCTACAGGTACGCTGTTCAACAGCAGCCTGGCTTCGTTTGGCGGTTTGTTTAACCGTGTTACCAAACAACCTAATGAGACAACGCGTACCGAAATTGCCTACCAAACAGGCAGCTTCGATCTCAATCGCCTTACAGCCGATGTTAACATGCCTTTAAATAAAGATAAAACCGTATTGTTCCGTGTTAACGCGGCACTGCATAATGAGCACAGTTTCCAGGATGCGGGCTTTAATCGTGGTTTTTTTGTTGCCCCCAGCATAACCTACATCGTTAATGACCGTTTATCGGTTGATGTTGACGCCGAAATAGGTAACTCGAACGCCACTTCGGCTTACAGGCTTGCCCCGGATATCAAAGGAAATACCTATAATGTTAAAGATCTGGGAATCGACTACAAACGCTCTTTTGGCAACAACGGGGTTGATTACCTGAGCAGGCAAATTGATCTTTACTCATTGATCAATTACAAAATCTCGGATCACTGGAAATCGCAAACCATGTTCAATAAAACTTTTTCGACTACCAAGGGCATGGTTACCGCATTTTCCCTTGTTGATAGCAGCAAGCAGATAAAACGGCAGGTTACCCAGGAAGATTATCCTTACTATATCACCAATGTACAGCAAAACTTTATAGGCGATTTTAAGATCGGTCAGTTCCGTAACCGGATTGTTGCAGGTTTAGAGTATTACAATCAAAAAAGCAATAATACCAACGTTACCGTAAGTACACCGGCAATAAGTTACCTTGACCCGGGAGCAGCTTATAATAATTTTACGGCAGATAAAGTTTCGGCACTTGTGGCCGCTGCTGCTCCCAAGCCCGGCGATTATGTTCAAAACAACCAAAGCTCATATGCGGCCTATGTATCGGATGTGTTTAATATTACCGAACGCCTGAATGCCATGGCCAGCATCCGTATTGACAGATTTGTTAACAAAGGAGCTTATACACCGGCCGATGGCAAAACCACCGGTAATTTCAGTCAAACGGCATGGTCGCCCAAATTTGGTTTGGTTTACCAGGTGGTTAAGGAGCAGGTATCCTTATTTGGTAACTATATGAATGGCTTTAACAACGTAAGTGCAACCAGCTTTGATAACACGCCCTTTAAACCGCAATATGCCAACCAGTGGGAAGCCGGCGTAAAGGTTGATGCCTGGGATCATAAGATCAGCTCTACCATAAGCTACTACGATATTTCGGTAACCAACACTACTATGGACGACCCCGCCCATCCGGGCTTTTCAACCCAGGCAGGTACACAACTAAGCAAAGGTATTGAGGCCGAATTGATTGCCAATCCTTTTAACGGTTTCAACATCGTGGCTGGCTTTGCTTATAACGATAGCAAAATAACTAATGCAGCCCCAGGTACCGGCTTGCAGGGTTTACGTCCGGCCAACTCAGGCCCGGCAAGGTTAGCCAACTTATGGATGAGCTACCGCATTACCCATGGTAAAATTCAGGGTTTAGGTTTTGGCCTGGGCGGCAACTATGGAAGTGATTCGTACCAAACCAATACCGCTGCGTTTAAATTCACCATACCATCATATACCACGGTTGACGCTACTGTGTTTTATGATCAGCCTAAATACCGCATAGGCTTTAAGCTGGATAACCTGACCAACGAAAAATATTGGTCGTTCCGTTTGGCGCCACAAAACCCAACACGCGGCACATTGAGTATGAGCATTAAGTTTTAA
- a CDS encoding sulfotransferase, translating to MINTTVKFTPRQTLIIAGMHRSGTSLVTNWLSRCGLQIGERLCGSGTGNVDGHFEDLEFLKLHEEILDRNSLEVSGLTDTRDIEVPLYQLEKMKAVIGIKQQLYEQWAWKDPRTCLFLDTYAKLLPGARYLVILRNYQSVVSSLLRRDFVSVDQKYMARNYIQRQVWTHFRRPRRLKVFYHDHAESYLKVWINYNEAILKMLKKLQPDDYLVINYSQLLENDSEVFSFLTGKWKFALNYFDFKDVYKQELMNKADDISDFVTDKTLLIKATYLLKRLGSYMRGSESFPGKEE from the coding sequence ATGATCAATACTACAGTCAAGTTTACGCCGCGGCAAACTTTAATTATTGCAGGTATGCACCGTTCGGGCACATCGCTTGTAACCAACTGGTTAAGCCGCTGCGGCCTGCAAATCGGCGAACGCTTATGCGGCAGCGGTACGGGCAATGTTGACGGCCACTTTGAAGATCTGGAGTTTTTGAAGCTGCATGAGGAGATCCTTGATCGTAACAGTTTGGAAGTATCCGGACTAACCGATACCCGGGATATTGAGGTGCCGCTTTACCAGCTTGAAAAGATGAAGGCTGTAATTGGTATTAAACAACAGCTTTATGAACAATGGGCCTGGAAAGATCCGCGTACCTGTCTTTTTTTGGATACTTATGCAAAATTGCTGCCCGGCGCCAGGTACCTGGTAATTTTGCGTAATTATCAATCGGTGGTAAGTTCATTGCTCAGGCGCGATTTTGTATCCGTTGATCAAAAATACATGGCCCGCAACTATATTCAACGCCAGGTATGGACTCATTTCAGACGGCCACGCAGGTTGAAAGTTTTTTACCATGACCATGCCGAAAGCTATTTAAAAGTATGGATCAATTACAATGAAGCAATATTGAAAATGCTTAAAAAGCTGCAGCCTGATGATTACCTGGTAATTAATTATTCGCAATTGCTTGAAAACGACAGCGAGGTTTTCTCGTTTTTAACCGGCAAATGGAAGTTTGCACTCAATTATTTTGATTTTAAGGACGTGTACAAGCAGGAGCTGATGAACAAAGCAGATGATATCAGCGATTTTGTTACCGATAAAACATTGCTGATAAAAGCAACCTACCTGCTTAAACGCCTGGGAAGCTACATGCGGGGCAGTGAAAGTTTTCCGGGAAAGGAAGAATAG
- a CDS encoding adenylyl-sulfate kinase yields the protein MIILLCGLSGSGKTTLAQNVKMRLSDTDIPVEIIDADVYRQKLFPNLGYTKEDRFENIRRLGFIAGKLSGHGVVTVISAINPYDVIRRELIATYPNVKLIHIDCPVKTLVQRDTKGLYKRALLPEGHPDKVTNLSGINDPFQIPSSPDLYINTHITKQTEATEMLAGFILENYQQVQIKQLQPTGRY from the coding sequence ATGATCATTCTGCTTTGCGGATTATCCGGATCCGGTAAAACAACCCTTGCTCAAAATGTTAAAATGAGGTTATCTGATACCGATATCCCTGTCGAAATTATTGATGCTGATGTATACCGTCAAAAGCTGTTCCCTAACCTGGGCTACACTAAGGAAGACCGTTTTGAAAACATCCGCAGGCTTGGTTTTATTGCCGGTAAATTATCCGGGCATGGTGTGGTGACTGTTATCAGCGCCATAAACCCATATGATGTGATCCGCCGCGAGTTGATAGCGACTTACCCTAATGTGAAGCTGATCCATATCGATTGCCCCGTTAAAACACTGGTGCAAAGGGATACCAAAGGCCTTTACAAGCGTGCATTATTGCCCGAGGGGCACCCGGACAAGGTAACTAACTTAAGTGGTATTAATGACCCTTTCCAAATCCCGTCTTCGCCTGATCTGTACATCAATACCCATATTACCAAACAGACAGAAGCTACCGAAATGTTGGCAGGTTTTATTCTTGAGAACTATCAGCAGGTGCAAATTAAGCAACTACAGCCAACCGGCCGTTATTAA
- a CDS encoding class I SAM-dependent methyltransferase — MNSNNLRKLYGNIDIYLFDQLLKGRFDDCRTILDAGCGNGRNIAYFLQNGFNVYGIDQNGHAVELAKRLSAELCPGHSSDNFKQAAVEDLPFDDGQFDLVICSAVLHFANDAEHFDNMVRSLWRVLKPGGYFFARLASDIGIETLVQPLGNYRYLLPDGSERFLVNEEILLEYTRELGAQLYEPIKTTNVQNLRCMTTWCMQKQ; from the coding sequence ATGAATAGCAATAACCTCCGGAAACTATACGGCAATATCGATATCTATTTGTTCGATCAGTTATTGAAAGGGCGTTTTGATGATTGCCGTACCATACTTGATGCCGGCTGCGGCAACGGGCGAAACATCGCTTATTTTTTGCAAAACGGCTTCAACGTGTATGGTATTGATCAAAACGGGCATGCTGTTGAACTGGCCAAACGGTTATCCGCAGAATTGTGCCCCGGTCATTCCTCCGATAATTTTAAACAGGCCGCTGTTGAGGACCTGCCTTTTGATGACGGACAGTTTGACCTGGTAATTTGCAGTGCCGTGCTGCACTTTGCCAATGATGCCGAACATTTTGACAATATGGTACGCTCACTGTGGCGCGTACTGAAACCAGGCGGTTATTTCTTTGCAAGGCTTGCATCTGATATCGGTATCGAAACTTTGGTACAGCCTTTGGGCAATTACCGCTACCTGCTGCCCGACGGCTCCGAACGTTTTTTAGTAAATGAAGAGATCCTGCTTGAATATACCCGTGAGCTGGGTGCGCAGCTTTATGAACCTATAAAAACCACCAACGTACAAAACCTGCGCTGTATGACAACCTGGTGCATGCAGAAGCAGTAA
- a CDS encoding MmcQ/YjbR family DNA-binding protein, whose amino-acid sequence MKSTLLPLPGVTHKMHFEHPAFYVNDKIFANIHEKDEQLAIYTTGREKWIALDPHTFFITPHYQNYKYMLVRLETVSPGDLKQLLITAYLARATKKLIREYEEMIANG is encoded by the coding sequence ATGAAAAGCACCCTGTTACCGCTGCCGGGTGTTACCCATAAAATGCACTTTGAGCATCCTGCATTTTATGTTAATGATAAGATCTTCGCCAACATACACGAAAAGGATGAGCAACTGGCTATTTACACCACCGGGCGCGAAAAATGGATAGCGCTTGATCCGCATACCTTTTTCATCACGCCGCATTATCAAAATTATAAATACATGCTGGTACGCCTCGAAACCGTATCCCCCGGCGATCTGAAGCAACTGTTAATAACAGCATACCTTGCAAGGGCTACCAAAAAGCTGATCAGGGAATATGAGGAAATGATAGCAAATGGCTAA
- the tsaD gene encoding tRNA (adenosine(37)-N6)-threonylcarbamoyltransferase complex transferase subunit TsaD yields the protein MPVILGIESSCDETSASVCVDGVIMSNVIANQTIHEAYGGVVPELASRVHQQNIVPAVQQALLNAKVSKNDIDAVAFTRGPGLLGSLLVGVSFAKAFALAKGIPLIDINHMQAHILAHFIGDKNPSFPFLCLTVSGGHTQIVLVKDYFDMEIIGQTLDDAAGEAMDKTSKILGLPYPGGPLIDKYARQGNSDAYKFPEPQIPGYDFSFSGLKTSILYFIRDNVAQNPDFVSQNIADICASVEKRIATILLNKLQKAAQAYGIKDIALAGGVSANTGLRLGLQAMAEKNGWNSFIPKMEYCTDNAAMIAIAGYHKYLKGEFIGQDVAPMARMAF from the coding sequence GTGCCCGTAATTTTAGGAATCGAATCATCATGTGATGAAACCTCAGCTTCGGTTTGTGTTGATGGCGTGATCATGAGCAATGTTATTGCCAATCAAACCATACACGAGGCCTATGGAGGCGTGGTCCCGGAGTTAGCCTCAAGGGTTCATCAGCAAAATATTGTTCCGGCTGTTCAGCAGGCATTATTAAACGCAAAAGTAAGCAAAAATGATATTGATGCGGTAGCTTTTACACGCGGTCCCGGACTTTTAGGCTCTCTTTTAGTAGGCGTTTCATTTGCCAAGGCTTTTGCCTTAGCTAAAGGCATCCCGCTTATTGATATCAACCATATGCAGGCCCATATTTTGGCCCACTTTATCGGCGATAAAAACCCGTCGTTCCCTTTCCTTTGCCTTACCGTATCAGGTGGCCATACGCAAATTGTGCTGGTGAAGGATTATTTTGATATGGAGATCATAGGCCAAACGCTTGATGATGCTGCTGGCGAGGCTATGGATAAAACCAGTAAAATTTTAGGCCTGCCGTATCCCGGCGGACCGCTCATTGATAAGTACGCACGCCAGGGAAACTCTGATGCTTATAAATTCCCGGAGCCTCAGATCCCGGGGTATGACTTTAGCTTTAGCGGTTTAAAAACCTCTATCCTGTATTTTATCCGCGATAATGTAGCTCAAAACCCTGATTTCGTTAGCCAGAACATCGCCGATATTTGTGCATCTGTAGAAAAACGGATCGCTACTATTTTGCTTAACAAACTGCAAAAAGCAGCGCAGGCATATGGCATAAAAGATATAGCTTTGGCGGGTGGCGTATCAGCCAATACAGGCTTAAGGTTAGGCCTGCAGGCCATGGCCGAAAAAAACGGGTGGAACAGTTTTATCCCTAAAATGGAATACTGTACTGATAACGCCGCCATGATTGCCATAGCCGGGTATCATAAATACCTGAAAGGCGAATTTATAGGACAGGACGTTGCCCCAATGGCAAGGATGGCGTTTTAA
- a CDS encoding translocation/assembly module TamB domain-containing protein, protein MSILLLTFQFKPVQTWAAKKAAAYLAGELKTKVGIQSLYLRPFRSVVLEGFYILDKKQDTLLSTPRLAVDVEGFYLFRSIKRRTINFSNIELDNGSFYLKKQKDSTTNLQFVIDYFNSGDTTKKTESKPWTLNFGTIAINNFHFRYKNSLRDTVIAGVNFNDLDVQHFSTLIQGMDLKNHLFKANIKSLSLHEKSGFTVKHFASDATIDTNQIMLKHLAIQTPRSDLKDYFRMKFKSFDDFDDFENKVHMDASFKSSRISSSDISYFTSSLKKVSFDLGIDGQAKGYVNNLKAKKVTITGGQATFVKGDFNLHNLTDWDNAFLELKFDQVASNKKDLDYLISHFSGTPTEKAPAILSKFGNFNFTGRFTGSQNDFVAYGVFKTALGRFDSDINLKIDKNDRPSYSGRVNAYAFDLGTLLDQRDLGRATFTSNIQGSGDALKSLTEKVDAKIASITYNNYTYNRLTLNGSFINRLANAHITINDRNIKLDLKGKVNLNPALPTYDLTADIKEANLNKLGFTKDTLIVSTLLKTQFKGDDLANLQGNILFSPARVVNPRNNYAVDSLYLSAEGIGNNRTIALKSDFADGSIKGKYDLATLPSYFKTIVKKYIPSIKTTIVPPKPEEFDFTLNLKNLDPLTAIFLPDLKIPEQGTFVGQFNSEKKTATLSGYIKTLKYGKTVFHDFIIDENTTDSLLGLNVSLRRVDLTDSLFIKDINITNFLKNDSLNFNVKLSDKNAVNQLDLYGLVEFGRDTTAKLKLLPSDIILEKEKWKIQEQVRIRLLDGKTQVSGFELSNGPQKVFIDGFISDNPADELKLSFQKFNMRTFNQLTRTSGVNLKGYMDGDVKMTSVLKSPGIDSHLTIDSLTMNKTLVGNVKLVTTLGNDRKQADVNMNIINRGLETMNIGGTYSFGKETDDKLDFDIKMNQTEAIIFEPFINDLVSDVKGHVSTDLKLTGKPSNPQLNGTVTLVNTGLTVNYLKTAYTVNNKLDVNNSIISIKDMVLKDIHNGTGTANGTVNLNNLSNPDIDVTLKANNLMALNTTFKDNHLYFGTAYGTGTFSFKGPVDNMKIDITASTNAGTVFNIPLNTSSTASDYDFIKFVSHSDTAKVAAKERAFNGVTLNFDLSADEKTIVKIATDYGQLEGSGVARNLKLNINSLGDFEMYGDFLISSGKFEFTAKNFISKNFTVSQGGTIRWTGNPSNAEINLKALYEVRTSKAPLYTAAGLQTPTSGQQTLVQAELILTKSLLQPNIDFDFNFPTDPSVKDDLATYLADANNRSQQAISIIVRRNFTSNSNNLTNQVLGTAGEAVSEFAFNKLNSLISQSNIKNFDLNIRSLNEASASLRFYDDRLTFNGSVFSNNGSSDIFNNNNKNLFNQQFNTLTKDFEVLYKIRRDGNLNARYSYRALNNTTLSSLTDPSLTQYVNGFGLIYQRDFDTFGEFIRNIFRQGRRKNAPVNPAPIPTSITTPAARPDEDEDQ, encoded by the coding sequence TTGAGCATACTTTTACTCACGTTTCAGTTTAAGCCGGTGCAAACCTGGGCTGCTAAAAAAGCGGCAGCTTACCTTGCCGGCGAACTGAAGACCAAAGTAGGTATCCAAAGCCTTTATCTGAGGCCGTTCCGTTCGGTAGTACTGGAAGGATTTTATATTTTGGATAAGAAGCAGGATACCTTGCTAAGTACGCCCAGGCTGGCTGTTGATGTTGAGGGTTTTTATCTTTTCAGAAGTATAAAACGCCGCACCATCAATTTTTCCAATATCGAACTGGATAATGGCTCCTTCTATCTCAAAAAACAAAAAGACAGTACTACCAACCTGCAATTTGTTATCGATTATTTTAATTCGGGCGATACCACAAAAAAAACCGAAAGCAAACCCTGGACACTAAATTTCGGCACCATCGCTATCAATAACTTCCATTTCAGGTACAAAAACAGCCTGCGCGATACAGTAATAGCTGGCGTTAATTTTAACGACCTGGATGTACAGCATTTCAGCACGCTGATACAGGGTATGGATTTAAAGAACCACCTGTTTAAAGCCAATATAAAAAGCTTAAGCCTGCATGAAAAAAGCGGGTTCACCGTAAAACACTTTGCATCGGATGCTACGATTGATACCAACCAGATCATGCTGAAGCACCTCGCCATCCAAACGCCCCGATCAGACCTGAAGGATTATTTCCGGATGAAATTTAAATCATTTGACGATTTTGATGATTTTGAGAACAAGGTGCACATGGATGCCAGCTTTAAATCGTCGCGTATTTCATCATCAGATATTTCCTACTTTACCAGTTCACTAAAAAAAGTAAGTTTTGATCTGGGTATTGATGGGCAGGCTAAAGGTTATGTGAACAATCTTAAAGCCAAAAAAGTGACCATTACCGGCGGCCAGGCAACCTTTGTTAAAGGCGATTTTAACCTGCATAACCTCACCGATTGGGATAACGCTTTCCTTGAGTTAAAATTTGACCAGGTTGCCTCAAACAAAAAAGACCTTGATTACCTGATCAGCCATTTTTCGGGAACTCCAACGGAAAAAGCTCCGGCGATACTTTCCAAATTCGGCAATTTTAATTTTACGGGCAGGTTTACGGGCTCGCAGAACGATTTTGTGGCCTACGGTGTTTTTAAAACAGCGCTCGGTCGTTTTGATTCAGACATCAACCTTAAAATTGATAAAAATGACCGCCCAAGCTACAGCGGCAGGGTTAATGCCTACGCTTTTGACCTGGGCACCCTGCTTGATCAACGCGATTTGGGCAGGGCTACCTTTACCTCAAACATACAAGGCAGCGGCGACGCTTTGAAAAGCCTTACTGAAAAAGTGGATGCAAAAATCGCGTCCATCACTTATAACAACTACACCTACAACAGGCTTACGCTTAACGGCAGTTTTATAAACAGGCTCGCCAACGCCCACATTACCATAAACGACCGAAATATAAAGCTTGATCTTAAAGGCAAAGTAAACCTTAACCCTGCTCTGCCCACTTATGATCTTACTGCCGATATCAAAGAGGCTAACCTGAACAAGCTTGGTTTTACTAAAGATACTTTAATTGTAAGTACACTGCTTAAAACCCAGTTTAAAGGCGATGACCTGGCCAATTTGCAGGGGAATATCCTGTTTTCGCCGGCGAGGGTGGTCAATCCGCGGAATAATTATGCAGTTGACTCTCTTTACCTGTCGGCCGAAGGCATTGGCAATAACCGCACCATCGCTTTAAAATCCGACTTTGCCGATGGTAGCATTAAGGGTAAATATGACCTTGCAACCCTGCCTTCGTATTTTAAAACCATCGTTAAAAAGTATATCCCTTCCATAAAAACAACCATAGTGCCGCCTAAGCCCGAGGAGTTTGATTTTACGCTGAACCTTAAAAACCTCGATCCGCTTACAGCTATCTTCCTGCCCGATCTGAAGATCCCGGAGCAAGGCACTTTTGTAGGGCAATTTAATTCGGAAAAGAAAACCGCCACACTATCAGGTTATATCAAAACCTTAAAATACGGCAAAACCGTTTTCCATGATTTTATTATTGACGAAAACACTACCGACAGCTTACTGGGCCTCAACGTATCCCTGAGGCGGGTTGACCTAACCGACAGCCTTTTTATCAAGGATATCAACATCACCAACTTCCTGAAAAACGACAGTCTTAACTTTAACGTTAAGCTCTCAGATAAAAATGCCGTTAACCAGCTGGATCTTTACGGCCTGGTTGAATTTGGCCGCGATACTACGGCCAAGCTGAAATTGTTGCCGTCAGACATCATACTGGAAAAAGAGAAATGGAAGATCCAGGAACAGGTACGCATCCGCTTACTGGATGGTAAAACGCAGGTATCGGGCTTTGAGCTTTCCAACGGACCGCAAAAGGTGTTTATTGATGGATTTATATCCGATAACCCCGCGGATGAATTAAAGCTCTCGTTCCAGAAGTTTAACATGCGTACGTTTAACCAGCTCACGCGCACTTCGGGTGTAAATTTAAAGGGCTACATGGATGGCGATGTTAAGATGACCTCGGTACTTAAATCTCCGGGGATCGATTCGCATTTAACCATCGATTCACTCACCATGAACAAAACGCTGGTGGGCAATGTAAAACTGGTTACCACGCTTGGCAACGACCGTAAACAGGCGGACGTTAATATGAACATCATTAATCGCGGCCTGGAAACCATGAACATCGGTGGTACCTACTCATTTGGCAAAGAAACGGATGATAAACTTGATTTTGATATCAAGATGAACCAAACCGAAGCTATTATATTTGAGCCTTTTATTAATGACCTGGTTTCGGATGTAAAGGGGCATGTTTCAACTGACCTGAAACTTACCGGCAAGCCCTCGAACCCTCAGCTTAATGGCACTGTTACCCTTGTTAATACCGGCCTTACTGTTAACTATTTGAAAACGGCATATACGGTTAACAACAAGCTGGATGTTAACAACAGCATTATCAGCATTAAGGATATGGTTTTGAAGGACATTCACAATGGTACCGGAACTGCCAACGGCACCGTAAACCTAAATAACCTATCGAACCCGGATATTGATGTAACCCTTAAAGCCAATAACCTGATGGCCCTGAATACAACATTCAAGGACAATCACCTTTATTTTGGTACAGCTTATGGCACAGGCACTTTTAGTTTTAAAGGCCCGGTTGATAACATGAAAATAGATATTACAGCCAGCACTAACGCCGGCACTGTTTTCAACATTCCGCTCAATACCTCATCAACCGCCAGCGATTACGATTTTATTAAATTTGTAAGCCATAGTGATACCGCCAAAGTTGCTGCTAAAGAGCGTGCTTTTAACGGTGTTACCCTAAACTTTGATTTAAGCGCCGACGAAAAAACCATTGTAAAAATAGCCACTGATTACGGCCAGCTGGAAGGCAGCGGCGTTGCCCGTAATTTAAAATTGAATATTAACAGCCTGGGCGATTTTGAGATGTATGGCGACTTTTTAATATCGTCGGGTAAGTTTGAATTTACTGCCAAAAACTTTATCAGTAAAAACTTTACGGTAAGCCAGGGCGGTACCATCAGGTGGACGGGTAACCCATCAAATGCCGAGATCAACCTTAAGGCCCTGTATGAGGTGCGCACAAGCAAGGCACCATTATATACTGCCGCGGGTTTGCAAACTCCTACATCGGGACAGCAAACACTGGTACAGGCCGAGCTAATCCTCACCAAATCACTGTTACAACCTAATATTGATTTCGACTTTAACTTTCCCACCGATCCATCTGTTAAGGACGATCTGGCAACTTATCTTGCCGATGCCAATAACAGGAGCCAGCAGGCTATCAGTATTATTGTGCGCCGTAACTTTACATCAAACAGTAACAACTTAACCAACCAGGTGCTCGGCACAGCCGGCGAGGCAGTGAGCGAATTTGCATTTAACAAGCTTAACAGCCTGATATCGCAATCAAACATTAAAAACTTCGACTTAAACATTCGCTCGCTCAATGAAGCAAGCGCATCGCTCAGGTTTTATGATGACCGACTAACGTTTAACGGCAGCGTATTTAGCAATAACGGATCAAGCGATATATTTAACAACAATAATAAAAACCTGTTTAATCAGCAATTTAACACTTTAACCAAAGACTTTGAGGTTTTATACAAGATACGCCGCGACGGTAACCTCAATGCCCGATATTCATACCGCGCACTAAACAACACAACCTTAAGCAGCCTCACCGACCCGTCACTTACACAATATGTAAACGGTTTCGGTTTAATTTATCAGCGTGATTTTGACACCTTTGGCGAGTTTATCCGTAACATATTCAGGCAGGGCCGCCGCAAAAATGCACCGGTTAATCCTGCCCCCATCCCAACATCAATTACCACACCTGCAGCCAGGCCCGATGAAGATGAGGATCAATAA